A window from Nothobranchius furzeri strain GRZ-AD chromosome 17, NfurGRZ-RIMD1, whole genome shotgun sequence encodes these proteins:
- the LOC107391666 gene encoding uncharacterized protein isoform X3, with product MEKMFTLLTSMSWPPGGIHKSTCCVACRKTLGPRTSCFFLLGVGRQVKLTIICSVRVAAFIDSGFWMDKTGRDLEFFPQQFMGNCCGTFMLMYALCICTSSPPSFTEEEMPAIRLWWCIQLMERFGIEGYGRHGQRFAFWTEEASLLLQGTLQPVFRVPKATSSKPSPSLIRPAEADRCLILELPERVLMDILEEVVLHEGDTAIFKLALVCSMFRDLVSTEYFRRRAHFKWLHSVCTWSRFSEKYREQYLNMYSIEICLQCGDQYKHCPGG from the exons AT GGAAAAGATGTTCACATTGCTGACCTCTATGTCGTGGCCACCTGGAGGGATCCACAAGTCAACCTGCTGCGTTGCTTGCCG GAAAACTTTAGGTCCAAGGACATCCTGCTTTTTCCTGCTTGGAGTCGGCAGGCAGGTGAAGCTGACCATTATCTGCTCTGT GAGAGTAGCAGCCTTCATTGACTCTGGATTCTGGATGGATAAAACAGGAAGAGACCTTGAG TTCTTTCCCCAGCAGTTCATGGGAAATTGCTGCGGCACCTTTATGCTGATG tatgctctctgCATCTGCACCTCATCTCCACCATCTTTCACAGAG GAGGAAATGCCAGCAATTCGCCTGTGGTGGTGTATTCAGCTGATGGAGAGATTTGGCATTGAGGGGTATGGCAG GCATGGACAAAGATTTGCCTTCTGGACAGAAGAAGCATCCCTTCTCCTCCAGGGGACTCTCCAGCCTGTCTTCAGGGTACCAAAGGCAACCTCCTCCAAGCCTTCACCAAGTCTAATCAGACCG GCTGAGGCCGACAGATGTCTTATACTGGAG TTACCAGAACGTGTCCTCATGGACATATTGGAAGAGGTTGTTCTTCACGAAGGGGATACAGCGATCTTCAAACTGGCTCTGGTGTGCTCCATGTTCAGAGACCTTGTGTCTACTGAATATTTCAGAAGACGAGCACACTTCAAGTGGCTTCACA GTGTTTGCACATGGAGCAGGTTCTCAGAAAAGTACAGAGAACAGTACTTAAACATGTACTCTATTGAGATCTGCCTTCAATGTGGAGACCAATACAAACACTGCCCCGGAG gATAG
- the LOC107391666 gene encoding uncharacterized protein isoform X4, with product MEKMFTLLTSMSWPPGGIHKSTCCVACRKTLGPRTSCFFLLGVGRQVKLTIICSVRVAAFIDSGFWMDKTGRDLEFFPQQFMGNCCGTFMLMYALCICTSSPPSFTEEEMPAIRLWWCIQLMERFGIEGYGRHGQRFAFWTEEASLLLQGTLQPVFRVPKATSSKPSPSLIRPLPERVLMDILEEVVLHEGDTAIFKLALVCSMFRDLVSTEYFRRRAHFKWLHSEDFSVCTWSRFSEKYREQYLNMYSIEICLQCGDQYKHCPGG from the exons AT GGAAAAGATGTTCACATTGCTGACCTCTATGTCGTGGCCACCTGGAGGGATCCACAAGTCAACCTGCTGCGTTGCTTGCCG GAAAACTTTAGGTCCAAGGACATCCTGCTTTTTCCTGCTTGGAGTCGGCAGGCAGGTGAAGCTGACCATTATCTGCTCTGT GAGAGTAGCAGCCTTCATTGACTCTGGATTCTGGATGGATAAAACAGGAAGAGACCTTGAG TTCTTTCCCCAGCAGTTCATGGGAAATTGCTGCGGCACCTTTATGCTGATG tatgctctctgCATCTGCACCTCATCTCCACCATCTTTCACAGAG GAGGAAATGCCAGCAATTCGCCTGTGGTGGTGTATTCAGCTGATGGAGAGATTTGGCATTGAGGGGTATGGCAG GCATGGACAAAGATTTGCCTTCTGGACAGAAGAAGCATCCCTTCTCCTCCAGGGGACTCTCCAGCCTGTCTTCAGGGTACCAAAGGCAACCTCCTCCAAGCCTTCACCAAGTCTAATCAGACCG TTACCAGAACGTGTCCTCATGGACATATTGGAAGAGGTTGTTCTTCACGAAGGGGATACAGCGATCTTCAAACTGGCTCTGGTGTGCTCCATGTTCAGAGACCTTGTGTCTACTGAATATTTCAGAAGACGAGCACACTTCAAGTGGCTTCACAGTGAGGACTtca GTGTTTGCACATGGAGCAGGTTCTCAGAAAAGTACAGAGAACAGTACTTAAACATGTACTCTATTGAGATCTGCCTTCAATGTGGAGACCAATACAAACACTGCCCCGGAG gATAG
- the LOC107391666 gene encoding uncharacterized protein isoform X2, producing MEKMFTLLTSMSWPPGGIHKSTCCVACRKTLGPRTSCFFLLGVGRQVKLTIICSVRVAAFIDSGFWMDKTGRDLEFFPQQFMGNCCGTFMLMYALCICTSSPPSFTEEEMPAIRLWWCIQLMERFGIEGHGQRFAFWTEEASLLLQGTLQPVFRVPKATSSKPSPSLIRPAEADRCLILELPERVLMDILEEVVLHEGDTAIFKLALVCSMFRDLVSTEYFRRRAHFKWLHSEDFSVCTWSRFSEKYREQYLNMYSIEICLQCGDQYKHCPGG from the exons AT GGAAAAGATGTTCACATTGCTGACCTCTATGTCGTGGCCACCTGGAGGGATCCACAAGTCAACCTGCTGCGTTGCTTGCCG GAAAACTTTAGGTCCAAGGACATCCTGCTTTTTCCTGCTTGGAGTCGGCAGGCAGGTGAAGCTGACCATTATCTGCTCTGT GAGAGTAGCAGCCTTCATTGACTCTGGATTCTGGATGGATAAAACAGGAAGAGACCTTGAG TTCTTTCCCCAGCAGTTCATGGGAAATTGCTGCGGCACCTTTATGCTGATG tatgctctctgCATCTGCACCTCATCTCCACCATCTTTCACAGAG GAGGAAATGCCAGCAATTCGCCTGTGGTGGTGTATTCAGCTGATGGAGAGATTTGGCATTGAGGG GCATGGACAAAGATTTGCCTTCTGGACAGAAGAAGCATCCCTTCTCCTCCAGGGGACTCTCCAGCCTGTCTTCAGGGTACCAAAGGCAACCTCCTCCAAGCCTTCACCAAGTCTAATCAGACCG GCTGAGGCCGACAGATGTCTTATACTGGAG TTACCAGAACGTGTCCTCATGGACATATTGGAAGAGGTTGTTCTTCACGAAGGGGATACAGCGATCTTCAAACTGGCTCTGGTGTGCTCCATGTTCAGAGACCTTGTGTCTACTGAATATTTCAGAAGACGAGCACACTTCAAGTGGCTTCACAGTGAGGACTtca GTGTTTGCACATGGAGCAGGTTCTCAGAAAAGTACAGAGAACAGTACTTAAACATGTACTCTATTGAGATCTGCCTTCAATGTGGAGACCAATACAAACACTGCCCCGGAG gATAG
- the LOC107391666 gene encoding uncharacterized protein isoform X5, with protein sequence MEKMFTLLTSMSWPPGGIHKSTCCVACRKTLGPRTSCFFLLGVGRQVKLTIICSVRVAAFIDSGFWMDKTGRDLEFFPQQFMGNCCGTFMLMYALCICTSSPPSFTEEEMPAIRLWWCIQLMERFGIEGHGQRFAFWTEEASLLLQGTLQPVFRVPKATSSKPSPSLIRPLPERVLMDILEEVVLHEGDTAIFKLALVCSMFRDLVSTEYFRRRAHFKWLHSEDFSVCTWSRFSEKYREQYLNMYSIEICLQCGDQYKHCPGG encoded by the exons AT GGAAAAGATGTTCACATTGCTGACCTCTATGTCGTGGCCACCTGGAGGGATCCACAAGTCAACCTGCTGCGTTGCTTGCCG GAAAACTTTAGGTCCAAGGACATCCTGCTTTTTCCTGCTTGGAGTCGGCAGGCAGGTGAAGCTGACCATTATCTGCTCTGT GAGAGTAGCAGCCTTCATTGACTCTGGATTCTGGATGGATAAAACAGGAAGAGACCTTGAG TTCTTTCCCCAGCAGTTCATGGGAAATTGCTGCGGCACCTTTATGCTGATG tatgctctctgCATCTGCACCTCATCTCCACCATCTTTCACAGAG GAGGAAATGCCAGCAATTCGCCTGTGGTGGTGTATTCAGCTGATGGAGAGATTTGGCATTGAGGG GCATGGACAAAGATTTGCCTTCTGGACAGAAGAAGCATCCCTTCTCCTCCAGGGGACTCTCCAGCCTGTCTTCAGGGTACCAAAGGCAACCTCCTCCAAGCCTTCACCAAGTCTAATCAGACCG TTACCAGAACGTGTCCTCATGGACATATTGGAAGAGGTTGTTCTTCACGAAGGGGATACAGCGATCTTCAAACTGGCTCTGGTGTGCTCCATGTTCAGAGACCTTGTGTCTACTGAATATTTCAGAAGACGAGCACACTTCAAGTGGCTTCACAGTGAGGACTtca GTGTTTGCACATGGAGCAGGTTCTCAGAAAAGTACAGAGAACAGTACTTAAACATGTACTCTATTGAGATCTGCCTTCAATGTGGAGACCAATACAAACACTGCCCCGGAG gATAG
- the LOC107391666 gene encoding uncharacterized protein isoform X6: MEKMFTLLTSMSWPPGGIHKSTCCVACRRVAAFIDSGFWMDKTGRDLEFFPQQFMGNCCGTFMLMYALCICTSSPPSFTEEEMPAIRLWWCIQLMERFGIEGYGRHGQRFAFWTEEASLLLQGTLQPVFRVPKATSSKPSPSLIRPAEADRCLILELPERVLMDILEEVVLHEGDTAIFKLALVCSMFRDLVSTEYFRRRAHFKWLHSEDFSVCTWSRFSEKYREQYLNMYSIEICLQCGDQYKHCPGG; this comes from the exons AT GGAAAAGATGTTCACATTGCTGACCTCTATGTCGTGGCCACCTGGAGGGATCCACAAGTCAACCTGCTGCGTTGCTTGCCG GAGAGTAGCAGCCTTCATTGACTCTGGATTCTGGATGGATAAAACAGGAAGAGACCTTGAG TTCTTTCCCCAGCAGTTCATGGGAAATTGCTGCGGCACCTTTATGCTGATG tatgctctctgCATCTGCACCTCATCTCCACCATCTTTCACAGAG GAGGAAATGCCAGCAATTCGCCTGTGGTGGTGTATTCAGCTGATGGAGAGATTTGGCATTGAGGGGTATGGCAG GCATGGACAAAGATTTGCCTTCTGGACAGAAGAAGCATCCCTTCTCCTCCAGGGGACTCTCCAGCCTGTCTTCAGGGTACCAAAGGCAACCTCCTCCAAGCCTTCACCAAGTCTAATCAGACCG GCTGAGGCCGACAGATGTCTTATACTGGAG TTACCAGAACGTGTCCTCATGGACATATTGGAAGAGGTTGTTCTTCACGAAGGGGATACAGCGATCTTCAAACTGGCTCTGGTGTGCTCCATGTTCAGAGACCTTGTGTCTACTGAATATTTCAGAAGACGAGCACACTTCAAGTGGCTTCACAGTGAGGACTtca GTGTTTGCACATGGAGCAGGTTCTCAGAAAAGTACAGAGAACAGTACTTAAACATGTACTCTATTGAGATCTGCCTTCAATGTGGAGACCAATACAAACACTGCCCCGGAG gATAG
- the LOC107391666 gene encoding uncharacterized protein isoform X1, with product MEKMFTLLTSMSWPPGGIHKSTCCVACRKTLGPRTSCFFLLGVGRQVKLTIICSVRVAAFIDSGFWMDKTGRDLEFFPQQFMGNCCGTFMLMYALCICTSSPPSFTEEEMPAIRLWWCIQLMERFGIEGYGRHGQRFAFWTEEASLLLQGTLQPVFRVPKATSSKPSPSLIRPAEADRCLILELPERVLMDILEEVVLHEGDTAIFKLALVCSMFRDLVSTEYFRRRAHFKWLHSEDFSVCTWSRFSEKYREQYLNMYSIEICLQCGDQYKHCPGG from the exons AT GGAAAAGATGTTCACATTGCTGACCTCTATGTCGTGGCCACCTGGAGGGATCCACAAGTCAACCTGCTGCGTTGCTTGCCG GAAAACTTTAGGTCCAAGGACATCCTGCTTTTTCCTGCTTGGAGTCGGCAGGCAGGTGAAGCTGACCATTATCTGCTCTGT GAGAGTAGCAGCCTTCATTGACTCTGGATTCTGGATGGATAAAACAGGAAGAGACCTTGAG TTCTTTCCCCAGCAGTTCATGGGAAATTGCTGCGGCACCTTTATGCTGATG tatgctctctgCATCTGCACCTCATCTCCACCATCTTTCACAGAG GAGGAAATGCCAGCAATTCGCCTGTGGTGGTGTATTCAGCTGATGGAGAGATTTGGCATTGAGGGGTATGGCAG GCATGGACAAAGATTTGCCTTCTGGACAGAAGAAGCATCCCTTCTCCTCCAGGGGACTCTCCAGCCTGTCTTCAGGGTACCAAAGGCAACCTCCTCCAAGCCTTCACCAAGTCTAATCAGACCG GCTGAGGCCGACAGATGTCTTATACTGGAG TTACCAGAACGTGTCCTCATGGACATATTGGAAGAGGTTGTTCTTCACGAAGGGGATACAGCGATCTTCAAACTGGCTCTGGTGTGCTCCATGTTCAGAGACCTTGTGTCTACTGAATATTTCAGAAGACGAGCACACTTCAAGTGGCTTCACAGTGAGGACTtca GTGTTTGCACATGGAGCAGGTTCTCAGAAAAGTACAGAGAACAGTACTTAAACATGTACTCTATTGAGATCTGCCTTCAATGTGGAGACCAATACAAACACTGCCCCGGAG gATAG